From the genome of Papaver somniferum cultivar HN1 chromosome 2, ASM357369v1, whole genome shotgun sequence, one region includes:
- the LOC113350603 gene encoding high-affinity nitrate transporter 2.1-like, protein MADDHKAGSSTSEITMEIGLINNGNAISWQQSFGFTVSPQPHRAASSMHRRVKFDLPVNSEHIAKVVKLFSFANPHMRTFHLSWISLFTCFVSTFAAAPLVPIIRDNLDLNKTDISNASIASVSGSVFSKLIMGAVCDLLGPRYGCAFFMMLSAPAVFCMALVSSPGGYVACRFMIGFSLATFVSSHYWMSTMFNVNVVGLVNGMSAGWGNVEGLSILILGQDLPDGNLSCLQNKGDVGKDNLSKVLWYAVKNYRTWIFVLLYGFSLGVELTTDNIIAEYFYDKFDLNLHVAGMIAALGNTNKPYRSGFNAINEFVNKNFEKDGEVRKKRRDKVWFTEFQLEKQKESPFWPVVDVFVNKKAEKKEEENSEKKQEKKRDLWFKSPQSILKIVNQFRHDHSGKNVFVFNTA, encoded by the exons ATGGCGGATGACCATAAAGCAGGGAGTTCCACATCAGAAATAACCATGGAGATTGGACTGATCAATAATGGCAATGCCATCAGTTGGCAGCAGTCCTTTGGCTTTACAGTCTCACCTCAACCTCACCGGGCGGCGTCATCTATGCATAGAAGGGTGAAATTCGATTTACCGGTGAACTCTGAACATATCGCCAAAGTCGTGAAACTATTCTCCTTTGCAAATCCACATATGAGAACCTTTCATCTTTCTTGGATATCTTTATTCACTTGTTTCGTGTCAACATTTGCTGCTGCTCCTCTTGTTCCGATTATACGCGATAATCTAGACTTGAACAAAACCGATATAAGTAATGCAAGTATCGCTTCTGTCTCTGGTAGTGTATTTTCTAAGCTTATCATGGGAGCTGTTTGTGACTTGTTAGGACCAAGATATGGTTGTGCATTTTTTATGATGCTTTCTGCACCGGCTGTGTTTTGCATGGCTTTGGTTTCGTCTCCTGGTGGATATGTTGCTTGCCGATTCATGATAGGGTTTTCGCTGGCTACATTCGTTTCAAGTCATTACTGGATGAGTACTATGTTCAATGTTAATGTCGTTGGCTTAGTGAATGGTATGTCAGCCGGATGGGGAAATGTGGAAG GGCTTTCAATTTTGATACTTGGCCAAGATCTGCCTGATGGGAACTTGAGTTGCTTACAAAACAAGGGTGATGTCGGGAAGGACAACCTCTCCAAG GTTCTGTGGTATGCTGTTAAGAACTATAGGACATGGATCTTTGTCCTTCTTTATGGATTTTCCCTGGGTGTAGAACTAACCACCGATAATATTATCGCCGAATACTTCTACGATAAGTTTGATCTTAATCTCCATGTAGCTGGTATGATAGCAGCATTAGgca ATACAAACAAACCTTATAGATCAGGTTTTAATGCAATCAACGAGTTTGTGAACAAGAACTTTGAAAAGGATGGAGAAGTGCGTAAAAAGAGACGTGATAAAGTATGGTTCACAGAATTTCAGTTAGAGAAACAAAAGGAGAGCCCTTTTTGGCCTGTAGTAGATGTCTTTGTTAACAAGAAAGCTGAAAAGAAGGAGGAGGAaaactcagaaaagaaacaagagaagaagagagaTCTGTGGTTCAAGAGTCCTCAATCAATCTTGAAGATTGTGAACCAGTTCCGCCATGATCATTCAGGAA